A single window of Pontibacillus chungwhensis DNA harbors:
- a CDS encoding LiaI-LiaF-like domain-containing protein: MKRQNTFSGLLLIGIGFYFLLKEFQVPFLTQFYSWPTILIIIGTALLLHSYIASEYETLFSGGVLFGLGIHFHGLRTYSFWIDHWGVFPLIIGLSFLIRFQKTRKGIIPAIILITLSLFVLFVADKPGWFYWINVIVHFIETFWPLLLVGFGLYLLWFKKK, encoded by the coding sequence GTGAAACGACAAAATACATTCAGTGGGCTGTTATTGATTGGGATTGGTTTTTACTTTCTTCTAAAAGAATTTCAGGTTCCATTCCTCACCCAATTTTATTCTTGGCCTACCATTCTCATCATTATTGGTACCGCTTTGCTGCTTCATAGTTACATTGCATCCGAATACGAAACCTTATTCTCTGGAGGAGTCCTTTTCGGATTAGGAATCCACTTCCACGGATTACGCACCTATTCCTTCTGGATTGACCATTGGGGCGTTTTCCCTCTTATTATAGGACTATCTTTTTTAATAAGGTTTCAAAAGACACGAAAAGGGATCATCCCGGCTATTATTCTCATTACCCTATCTCTGTTCGTCCTATTCGTTGCGGATAAACCTGGCTGGTTCTACTGGATTAACGTTATCGTTCACTTCATTGAAACGTTCTGGCCGCTCCTTTTAGTCGGATTTGGTTTATATTTATTATGGTTTAAAAAGAAATAA
- the yihA gene encoding ribosome biogenesis GTP-binding protein YihA/YsxC has translation MKVNQAELVISAVSQKQYPEEPMPEIALAGRSNVGKSSFINKMIQRKALARTSGKPGKTQTLNFYKINESFMFVDVPGYGYAKVSKKEKAKWGKMMEEYFSTRERLRMAMLIVDIRHDPSEDDQLMYDFLKHYELPVTVVATKLDKIKKGQRAKQLKRIIEVLEMEEEDILLPFSSETGEGKDEAWGIIKPYLKK, from the coding sequence ATGAAAGTAAATCAGGCGGAACTTGTTATAAGCGCCGTTAGTCAAAAGCAATACCCAGAAGAGCCTATGCCTGAAATCGCACTGGCTGGACGTTCAAATGTGGGGAAATCGTCGTTCATTAATAAAATGATTCAACGAAAAGCATTAGCACGTACCTCTGGGAAACCAGGTAAAACCCAGACGCTGAATTTCTATAAGATCAACGAATCCTTTATGTTCGTAGATGTGCCTGGTTATGGGTATGCCAAAGTTTCGAAAAAAGAAAAAGCCAAGTGGGGAAAGATGATGGAAGAGTATTTCTCAACCCGCGAACGCTTGCGTATGGCCATGTTAATTGTGGACATTCGTCATGATCCTTCTGAAGATGATCAATTAATGTATGACTTCTTAAAACACTATGAGCTTCCAGTGACCGTAGTAGCAACGAAGTTAGACAAAATCAAAAAAGGTCAGCGTGCCAAGCAATTAAAACGCATCATTGAGGTATTAGAGATGGAAGAAGAAGACATCCTCCTTCCGTTCTCATCAGAAACAGGTGAAGGGAAAGACGAAGCCTGGGGCATTATCAAGCCTTACCTTAAAAAGTAA
- the lon gene encoding endopeptidase La — MTNQNTIHIPLLPLRGLLVYPSMVMHLDVGRDKSVNAVEKAMVQDHTIFLAAQKETKIDEPTKDDIYQVGTMAKIKQMLKLPNGTIRILVEGLYRAELVSQTDDEEEELLMAEVREVEETHGESLEEQALMRKLLEQFEQYIKVSKKVSDETLSSVQDIDIPGRLADIVTSHLPLKIKDKQQVLEMIHVPDRIEHIIDLINNEKEVMQLEKKIGQRVKRSMERTQKEYYLREQMKAIQKELGDKDGKSGEVEELKAKLEEADLPERVQKVALKELDRYEKIPSSSAESSVIRNYIDWILSLPWTEQTEDNLDIPHAEEVLDADHYGLEKVKERIIEYLAVQKLTNSIKGPILCLVGPPGVGKTSLARSIARSMDRNFVRASLGGVRDEAEIRGHRRTYVGAMPGRIIQGMKRAETVNPVFLLDEIDKMASDFRGDPSSAMLEVLDPEQNSTFSDHFIEETYDLSNVLFIATANNMQTIPGPLLDRMEVISIAGYTEVEKLHIAKEHLLPKQLKENGLKKSQLQFREEGLLKLVRQYTREAGVRGLEREIAAVCRKAAKIVVAEDKKRVVVTEKKLEELLGKPKFRYGQAEKEDQIGTATGLAYTSAGGDTLAIEVSLYPGKGKLTLTGKLGDVMKESAQAAFSYIRSRAEELDIDPEFHDKNDIHIHVPEGATPKDGPSAGITMATALVSALTNRPVKKEVGMTGEITLRGRVLPIGGLKEKSLSAHRAGLTTVIMPAENEKDLEDIPESVREGLTYIPVTHLDQVLEHALVEEK, encoded by the coding sequence ATGACGAATCAAAATACTATTCACATCCCCCTCCTTCCATTACGTGGACTTTTAGTTTATCCATCAATGGTCATGCATTTAGATGTGGGTCGAGATAAATCAGTGAACGCAGTAGAGAAAGCGATGGTTCAAGATCATACTATTTTCCTAGCTGCGCAAAAAGAAACGAAGATTGATGAACCGACTAAGGATGATATATATCAAGTGGGTACCATGGCAAAGATTAAGCAAATGCTTAAGCTTCCTAACGGTACAATCCGAATTCTTGTAGAAGGCTTATACCGTGCAGAGCTAGTGAGTCAAACGGACGACGAAGAGGAAGAGCTGCTTATGGCGGAAGTCCGTGAAGTGGAAGAAACACACGGAGAAAGTCTAGAAGAACAAGCCCTTATGCGCAAACTTCTTGAACAATTCGAACAGTACATAAAAGTGTCTAAGAAGGTTAGTGACGAGACGCTTTCATCTGTACAAGATATCGATATCCCCGGGCGCTTAGCGGATATTGTAACGTCCCATCTTCCTTTGAAGATTAAAGATAAACAACAAGTATTAGAAATGATCCATGTACCAGATCGAATCGAGCATATTATTGACCTGATTAATAATGAGAAAGAGGTCATGCAGCTTGAGAAGAAAATTGGACAACGCGTCAAGCGTTCCATGGAACGGACTCAGAAAGAATATTATTTAAGAGAGCAAATGAAAGCTATTCAGAAAGAACTTGGCGATAAAGATGGCAAGTCTGGCGAAGTGGAAGAGCTAAAAGCCAAGCTCGAAGAAGCAGACCTACCTGAACGTGTTCAGAAAGTAGCGCTGAAAGAACTTGATCGTTACGAGAAGATTCCGAGCAGCTCGGCTGAAAGCTCTGTTATTAGAAATTATATTGATTGGATTCTTTCTCTTCCTTGGACAGAACAAACAGAAGATAATCTGGATATTCCTCATGCGGAAGAAGTTCTTGATGCCGATCACTATGGACTTGAGAAAGTAAAAGAACGAATTATTGAATACCTGGCTGTACAAAAGCTGACAAACAGTATAAAGGGGCCGATCCTTTGCTTAGTAGGCCCACCAGGGGTCGGGAAAACATCCTTGGCTCGTTCCATTGCTCGTTCAATGGATCGTAATTTCGTTCGAGCTTCATTAGGTGGCGTTCGAGATGAAGCGGAAATTCGTGGTCACCGCCGTACCTATGTAGGGGCGATGCCAGGTCGAATTATTCAAGGGATGAAACGGGCAGAAACCGTAAATCCTGTTTTCTTATTGGATGAGATTGATAAAATGGCAAGCGATTTTCGTGGAGACCCATCTTCTGCTATGCTGGAGGTACTTGATCCTGAACAAAATAGTACGTTTAGTGACCACTTTATTGAAGAGACGTATGATCTTTCAAACGTCCTCTTTATTGCGACAGCAAACAACATGCAGACCATTCCGGGTCCTTTACTAGACCGTATGGAAGTCATATCAATTGCAGGGTATACAGAAGTGGAGAAGCTTCATATTGCGAAGGAACACTTACTGCCGAAACAGTTGAAAGAAAACGGTCTGAAGAAAAGTCAACTACAGTTTAGAGAAGAAGGTCTGTTAAAGTTAGTCCGTCAGTATACACGTGAAGCAGGAGTGCGTGGCTTAGAGCGGGAAATCGCTGCTGTCTGTCGTAAAGCCGCCAAGATTGTGGTAGCGGAAGATAAGAAGCGAGTCGTTGTAACGGAGAAGAAATTAGAAGAGTTGCTAGGGAAGCCGAAGTTCCGTTATGGTCAAGCTGAGAAAGAGGATCAAATTGGAACAGCTACAGGACTTGCTTATACGTCCGCTGGTGGAGATACCTTAGCGATAGAAGTTTCCCTTTACCCTGGTAAAGGAAAGTTAACGCTTACGGGGAAACTGGGAGATGTTATGAAAGAATCTGCTCAAGCAGCCTTTAGTTATATTCGCTCTAGAGCCGAGGAACTTGATATAGACCCTGAATTCCATGATAAGAATGACATTCACATTCACGTACCAGAAGGAGCTACTCCTAAAGATGGTCCATCCGCTGGTATTACCATGGCAACGGCTCTTGTATCAGCACTCACGAATCGACCCGTCAAAAAAGAAGTTGGGATGACTGGTGAAATCACACTACGAGGTCGAGTGCTCCCAATCGGAGGCCTTAAAGAGAAATCGCTAAGTGCTCACCGCGCTGGGCTAACGACGGTTATTATGCCAGCCGAAAATGAGAAAGATTTAGAAGATATTCCAGAGAGCGTACGTGAAGGGCTAACCTATATCCCTGTTACTCATCTGGATCAAGTGTTAGAACATGCACTAGTGGAGGAGAAATAA
- the lonB gene encoding ATP-dependent protease LonB: MTLAGIVLFVQLFFGIVIGLYFWNLLKNQRSQKVTIDRESKKEMTELRKMRQIALSEPLSEKVRPQSFKDIIGQKDGIEALRAAICGANPQHVIVYGPPGVGKTAAARLVLEEAKQYKDSPFRQDAVFVELDATTARFDERGIADPLIGSVHDPIYQGAGAMGQAGIPQPKQGAVSNAHGGVLFIDEIGELHPIQMNKLLKVLEDRKVYFESAYYSEENQQIPLHIHEIFKKGLPADFRLIGATTRRPEEIPPAIRSRCLEVFFRELEHEEVVEVAKRAAEKIQFTSDPDALETLAGYARNGREAVNMIQIATGIAKKAGRTTISKADIEWVVDASQLAPRYDKKIGAKDQIGIVNGLAVFGPNSGSLLEIEVTVLPTTSKQGTINITGIAEEESIGTQSKSIRRKSMAKGSIENVITVLRSLGVPAHEYDIHVNFPGGIPVDGPSAGVAMALGIYSAIHKLPVRHQVAMTGEISIHGHIKPVGGVMAKIKAAKRAGANKVLIPAENSQEMFNQIEGIQIVPVTHIREALALALQGDVQTLLNEKRFADQRSSQSS; this comes from the coding sequence ATGACATTAGCGGGTATCGTCTTATTTGTGCAACTTTTTTTTGGTATTGTAATCGGCCTTTACTTTTGGAACCTTTTGAAAAATCAACGCTCTCAAAAAGTCACGATTGATCGGGAGTCTAAAAAAGAAATGACAGAGCTTAGGAAAATGCGCCAGATCGCTTTATCTGAGCCTCTTTCGGAAAAAGTCCGTCCCCAATCTTTTAAAGATATAATCGGGCAGAAGGATGGAATTGAGGCATTGCGGGCGGCTATTTGTGGTGCCAATCCACAGCATGTCATTGTATATGGACCGCCAGGAGTTGGGAAAACAGCAGCGGCACGGCTTGTTCTAGAGGAAGCAAAGCAGTATAAGGATTCACCGTTTCGACAGGATGCTGTCTTTGTAGAGTTAGATGCAACCACGGCTAGGTTTGATGAACGTGGGATTGCGGATCCATTGATTGGGTCTGTGCATGACCCGATCTATCAAGGAGCTGGAGCAATGGGGCAAGCAGGTATCCCTCAGCCTAAGCAGGGGGCCGTCTCTAATGCTCATGGTGGAGTTCTGTTCATAGATGAAATTGGGGAATTACATCCCATTCAGATGAATAAATTACTTAAAGTACTAGAAGATCGAAAAGTCTACTTTGAGAGTGCTTACTATAGTGAAGAGAATCAGCAGATCCCTCTGCATATTCATGAGATATTCAAAAAAGGGTTGCCAGCTGATTTTCGTCTGATTGGAGCCACAACGAGACGACCTGAGGAAATCCCTCCAGCCATTCGCTCCCGATGTTTAGAAGTGTTCTTCAGAGAGCTTGAACACGAAGAGGTGGTGGAAGTAGCCAAAAGAGCTGCTGAGAAAATCCAGTTCACCTCTGATCCTGATGCATTAGAAACACTAGCAGGCTACGCTAGAAATGGTCGTGAAGCTGTAAACATGATTCAAATTGCTACAGGTATTGCGAAGAAAGCAGGCAGAACTACAATTTCAAAAGCCGATATTGAATGGGTAGTTGATGCTTCCCAACTAGCTCCACGATACGACAAGAAAATCGGGGCGAAAGACCAGATTGGTATTGTCAATGGACTAGCAGTCTTCGGGCCGAATTCCGGATCGCTTTTAGAAATTGAAGTGACTGTGCTTCCTACGACATCCAAGCAGGGTACAATCAATATAACGGGTATTGCGGAAGAAGAAAGCATTGGCACTCAAAGCAAATCCATTCGCCGGAAAAGTATGGCGAAAGGTTCGATTGAAAATGTCATTACCGTTCTTCGGTCTCTTGGAGTCCCTGCACATGAGTATGATATCCACGTTAACTTCCCAGGGGGTATACCGGTAGATGGTCCTTCTGCAGGGGTAGCGATGGCGCTTGGGATCTATTCGGCGATTCACAAGCTACCTGTACGACATCAGGTCGCAATGACAGGGGAGATTAGCATACATGGGCATATTAAACCTGTTGGTGGTGTAATGGCTAAGATCAAAGCAGCTAAGCGTGCTGGTGCTAATAAAGTATTGATTCCTGCTGAAAACAGTCAGGAAATGTTTAACCAAATTGAAGGGATTCAGATTGTACCTGTAACCCATATTCGAGAGGCGCTTGCGTTAGCTTTACAAGGCGATGTACAAACGCTTTTAAACGAGAAGCGATTCGCTGATCAGAGGTCCTCACAGTCATCTTAA